A single window of Rhizobium sp. CCGE531 DNA harbors:
- the araH gene encoding L-arabinose ABC transporter permease AraH translates to MNSLKKLLLGEQGLVVIFAIAFVIVSLFVPSFLTERNMLGLLQSVVTIGIVACTMMFCLASRDFDLSVGSTVAFSGMIAVMVSNSTGSIPVGLLAALICGGLVGLVNGVVIAKFRINALITTLATMQIVRGLALIASDGRAVGINDPAFYQLALSRLLTVPTPIWIMVLLFIVFGFALNRTVFGKNTLAIGGNPEASRLAGVNVVNMRIWIFALQGLVCAIAGILLASRITSGQPNAATGLELSVISACVLGGVSLAGGRAAMTGVIVGVLIMGIAENVMNLLNIQAFYQYLVRGCILLIAVLLDNLRSSAAGHRARL, encoded by the coding sequence ATGAACTCGTTGAAAAAGCTTCTTCTCGGCGAACAGGGTCTGGTGGTGATCTTCGCAATCGCCTTCGTGATCGTGTCGCTCTTCGTTCCGAGCTTCCTGACGGAGCGCAACATGCTTGGTCTGCTGCAGTCGGTCGTGACAATCGGCATCGTCGCCTGCACCATGATGTTCTGCCTTGCCTCGCGCGACTTCGACCTGTCGGTCGGCTCGACCGTCGCCTTCTCGGGCATGATCGCCGTCATGGTGTCGAACTCGACCGGCTCCATCCCGGTCGGCCTGCTGGCGGCATTGATCTGCGGCGGCCTCGTCGGCCTCGTCAATGGCGTCGTCATCGCCAAGTTCCGCATCAACGCCCTGATCACCACGCTCGCAACAATGCAGATCGTTCGTGGTCTCGCACTGATCGCCTCAGACGGGCGCGCCGTCGGCATCAACGATCCGGCCTTCTATCAGCTGGCGCTGTCGCGTTTGCTGACGGTGCCGACGCCGATCTGGATCATGGTGTTGCTGTTCATCGTCTTCGGCTTCGCGCTCAACCGCACCGTTTTCGGCAAGAACACGCTTGCGATCGGCGGCAATCCCGAGGCTTCGCGCCTTGCCGGCGTCAATGTCGTCAACATGCGGATCTGGATCTTCGCCTTGCAGGGACTTGTCTGTGCCATTGCCGGCATTCTGCTTGCCTCCCGCATCACGTCGGGTCAGCCGAATGCGGCAACCGGGCTCGAATTGTCCGTCATCTCCGCCTGCGTGCTCGGCGGCGTGTCGCTGGCGGGTGGCCGCGCGGCGATGACGGGCGTGATCGTCGGCGTCCTCATCATGGGCATCGCCGAGAACGTGATGAACCTGCTCAATATTCAGGCCTTCTATCAATATCTCGTGCGCGGCTGCATTCTGCTGATTGCGGTTCTGCTTGACAATCTGCGCTCGTCGGCGGCAGGGCATCGCGCCCGCTTATGA